One Tiliqua scincoides isolate rTilSci1 chromosome 9, rTilSci1.hap2, whole genome shotgun sequence DNA segment encodes these proteins:
- the TNFRSF9 gene encoding tumor necrosis factor receptor superfamily member 9 — protein MGGGRPRAWLGLLLAPLLLWSRGRGLATQNCGGNSFLDPTTGKCELCRMCEGILEYKQRCLKTADAICQCVPMFRCGGNKTCKKCICEIGEQPTDKGKNGYLQLLEEPLVLSGLTVQQGLLCPGNKILTNGSRTKDVKCNVASESTTTASTVLVAISPAVTERDSHLLTISIALTVALLLCVLSLLILSIAFRAWAQRKLLTAFVKQPLGQMAQEVDDCSCRYPEEEEGGGEGLKGELLEKYP, from the exons ATGGGGGGCGGACGCCCGcgagcctggctggggctgctgctggcccCGCTGCTGCTCTGGAGCCGGGGCAGGGGCCTGGCCACGCAGAACTGCGGCGGCA ACTCCTTCTTGGACCCGACCACAGGCAAGTGTGAACTCTGCAGGATGTGTGAAG GAATACTCGAATATAAACAGAGATGCTTGAAAACCGCCGATGCCATTTGTCAGTGTGTGCCCATGTTTCGGTGCGGTGGGAATAAGACGTGCAAGAAATGCATCTGTGAAATTGGAGAGCAGCCGACGGACAAAG GCAAGAATGGCTACCTTCAGCTGTTGGAAGAGCCACTCGTTCTCTCTGGCCTGACGGTGCAGCAAGGCCTGCT ATGTCCAGGCAATAAGATTTTGACTAATGGGTCAAGGACAAAGGATGTGAAATGCAACGTGGCCTCTGAAAGCACGACTACGGCCTCCACTGTCCTAGTGGCCATCTCCCCTGCAGTGACAG AGCGGGACAGCCATCTGCTCACCATCAGCATTGCTCTGACAGTGGCCCTGCTTCTGTGCGTCTTGTCTCTGCTGATTCTCTCCATTGCCTTCAGGGCCTGGGCCCAAAGGAAGCTCCTGACAGCCTTCGTCAAAC AGCCCCTTGGACAGATGGCCCAGGAGGTGGATGACTGCAGCTGCCGTtacccagaggaggaggagggaggaggtgagGGCCTGAAGGGGGAATTGCTGGAAAAATACCCCTAA